Proteins encoded within one genomic window of Columba livia isolate bColLiv1 breed racing homer chromosome 1, bColLiv1.pat.W.v2, whole genome shotgun sequence:
- the LOC102092042 gene encoding fibrinogen-like protein 1 has protein sequence MSVMMPLLLLLLLLASFGSPAPRFSEKDICLLDNNKLRQRLKQLQDLLYIYELQLKDILENTYHRTRSGLFSGNRSVQHEVLLPTTSGNLIVYDQDCSAVYNRKKTKSGYYRIRPRADREPFLAYCDMSDGGGWTVIQRRSNGKENFNRKWDDYKLGFGKFQGNNDEYWLGNDHIYDLLARGESSLKIDLMDWHGERRYAIYENFQLGNEQDNYRVWFGTYSGNAGDALSGGSSFEDQWSASHRGMQFTTSDKDHDRFLGGNCALENEGGWWFNRCHAVNLNGRYYRTGRYNGTHDNGMVWSTWHGMWYSLKYSAMKIRAPFFVDSESGDGENSQGS, from the exons ATGAGCGTGATGAtgcccttgctgctgctgctccttctcctggccagcTTTGGCTCACCTGCACCCAGGTTTTCG GAAAAAGATATCTGCCTCCTAGACAATAATAAATTAAGACAAAGGTTAAAACAGCTTCAAGACCTGCTTTATATATATGAACTGCAACTGAAGGACATCCTGGAGAACACTTACCACAGAACAAGAAGTGGGCTGTTCTCAGGCAACAGGAGCGTGCAGCATGAGGTGCTTTTACCCACGACAAGTGGAAATTTGATAGTCTACGACCAAG ACTGCTCCGCAGTGTACAACAGGAAGAAGACCAAAAGCGGCTACTATCGGATCAGGCCCAGGGCGGACCGAGAGCCTTTCCTGGCATACTGTGACATGTCTGATGGTGGGGGCTGGACTGTCATTCAGCGGCGGAGTAATGGCAAGGAGAACTTCAATAG AAAATGGGATGATTACAAACTGGGATTTGGAAAATTCCAGGGCAACAACGATGAATACTGGCTGGGCAATGACCACATCTATGACCTGCTTGCTAGAG GAGAGAGCTCATTAAAGATTGACCTGATGGACTGGCATGGGGAAAGACGTTATGCCATTTATGAAAATTTCCAGCTTGGAAATGAGCAG GACAATTACAGGGTATGGTTTGGCACCTATTCTGGTAACGCTGGCGACGCTTTGTCTGGTGGGAGCAGTTTTGAAGACCAGTGGTCAGCTTCTCACAGAGGGATGCAGTTCACCACATCTGACAAGGATCACGACCGATTCCTGGGAGGCAACTGTGCGTTAGAGAATGAGGGCGGCTGGTGGTTTAACAG GTGCCATGCTGTAAACCTCAATGGGCGATACTACAGAACAGGAAGGTACAATGGAACCCATGACAATGGCATGGTTTGGTCTACGTGGCACGGGATGTGGTACTCACTAAAATACTCGGCCATGAAAATCAGGGCTCCATTCTTTGTTGACAGTGAGAGTGGAGATGGTGAGAACAGCCAAGGCAGCTGA